The Stenotrophomonas sp. BIO128-Bstrain region TGCAAACCGGAGGCAGTGGACGAATCAAGCGATACCGGAAACGGTGTCGCTTTTTTCGTTCCAGGCCCGGTAGAGCCGACCGTTGGTCGGCTGCTCTCCTGGGCAGGGGAGGAAACCGTCCCCCGGCTGCCGTTCCTCGATGCGAGGTATTCGTTTCAACATGGGGTTGCACGGGAATGAAAACTCCCTTACAATTCCGCTTCTGCTGCGGGGTGGAGCAGTCTGGCAGCTCGTCGGGCTCATAACCCGAAGGTCGCAGGTTCAAATCCTGCCCCCGCTACCACAGAAAATCTGCAGTGCAGATGCAGTAGACGAAAAGGCGATCTCGGTAACGAGGTCGCTTTTCTCGTTGGGTCACGGCGCCTTCTGCGGACCTGCCCGCGCCGCTGCCCACGACGAGGGTCACAGCTTGGCTGTTCAGCTTTCCGAACAGGGACACCAGAGGCCACCCCAACCATTGCACCAGCGCGGTGCAACGGCTATCATCAGTGGCTTAGCGGACTGTCTTTTCCTATCCCCTCAAGGGATATGAACAGGCCCCGCGACCGGCTTCCAGGAACGGCAACCTGTACCCAGGCCGCCGTGACCCCCCGGAACGCTGGGCTCGCAGATTCGCACCACGTGCGCATCTGCACCGGAATCCAGCATGACCGGAGTTGTACCGGACAGGGGCCCAACGGGCCCTTTGTTGTTTCCGGAAGGTGGTCCAAGCCATGGACCAGACCGTATTTCTTTTCAACGAATCAAGGCCGACTGTGAGCGACAAGGCAACCGAAATCGCGAATCTGCTCGCCCCCACCGTTCAGTCGCTGGGTCTCGAGCTGCTGGGCGTGGAATATCTGACCGCCCCGGGTGGTGCCACGCTGCGCCTGTACATCGACGTGCCGCTGGCCGAACAGCCCGAGCGTATCGTCAACATCGACGACTGCGAGCGCGTCAGCCGCGAAGTGTCCGCCCAGCTGGACGTCGAAGACCCGATCACGGCGAACTACACGCTGGAAGTGTCTTCGCCGGGCGTGGACCGCCCGCTGTTCACCGGTGAGCAGTTCCAGCGCGCCATCGGCGAATCGGCCAAGGTGACGCTCAGCCTGCCGCAGGACGGCCGCCGCCGTCTGCAGGGCGAGATCCTCGCCGTGGATATCGAACAGGGCACGGTGACCTTCAAGGTCGACAATGCTCCGTTCACCGCCGACATCGAAAACATCGACAAGGCACGCATCATGCCGGACTGGGCCGCCCTCGGCCTGGCTCCGACCAAACCGACTGGCCCGGCACCCAAACAGGGTGGCAAGGCGAACAAGAAACCATCCAACGAGCCGGCGGCCAAAAAGCCGCGCGCGGAGTGAGCCAATGAGCAAGGAACTTTTGCTGGTAGTGGATGCGGTCGCCAACGAAAAAGGCGTCCCGCGCGAAGTCATCTTCGATGCCATCGAGGCAGCGTTGGCTTCGGCTGCCAAAAAGCGTTACCCGGAAGAAGAAGTGCTGGCCCGTGTGTCGATCGACCACAAGGACGGCAACTACGAAACCTTCCGCCGCTGGGAAGTGGTGGCCGATGACGTGGTCATGGAGTCTCCGGACCGCCAGATCCGTCTGATGGACGCCATCGATGAAGCCGACGGCGTGGAAGTCGG contains the following coding sequences:
- the rimP gene encoding ribosome maturation factor RimP: MSDKATEIANLLAPTVQSLGLELLGVEYLTAPGGATLRLYIDVPLAEQPERIVNIDDCERVSREVSAQLDVEDPITANYTLEVSSPGVDRPLFTGEQFQRAIGESAKVTLSLPQDGRRRLQGEILAVDIEQGTVTFKVDNAPFTADIENIDKARIMPDWAALGLAPTKPTGPAPKQGGKANKKPSNEPAAKKPRAE